The genomic DNA ATAGGATCTGCAATACAAGTAACAGGGGCTATTGCTAATGTTAAAGTCAATAAGCTGGCTGCTATAAACAACTTCATCTTTATATCTCCAAATGTGGTCGCAAGCATCATAACAAAGCTAAACCTCTCTCGAATAGCGATGTATCTGCCACCTCGTGAATCGGATCACACATTCATTTCATTGTGCTCGTTACAGTAGTCTCCTATTGATTAACCATGAAGTTGTTATGTCTACTCATCTAACTGGCGTATTTGACCCTATTCGCTTTCGCCACCATTTACACCGTTATCCCGAGCTTTCATTACAAGAACAAAAGACCGCATCGGTCATTATTGATCAGCTTTTAAAGTTTGGGCTATCCCCTCATACCAATATAGGTGGCTTCGGCATTGTCGTTGACATCAATAGTGGGAATCCAGGAAAGGAAACATTATTACGAGCTGATTTTGATGCCTTGCCAATCAGTGAACAAGCAGAGCATGACCATACATCTCGACATGGAGGCTGTATGCATGCATGTGGCCATGATGGCCATACTGCAAGTTTATTAAGTGTCGCTGAGCATCTCAGCCTGCACCCTCCCGTTAATGGCCGTATTATTTTACTGTTTCAGCCTGCTGAAGAGATTGGGCTTGGCGCAAAAATGATGCTGGCGGATCCAAGGCTGCAACAGTTTAATCCTGACGCCGTCTACGCCTATCATAATTTGCCGGGCTATCCGCTTGGCACTGTGGTCGTCAAAGAAGGGGCATTTGCATGCGCATCCACCGGTGTGAGTATTTCGCTAAAAGGTAAAACATCGCACGCAGCTAAACCTGAAAATGGTCGTAGCCCAGCCACCGCAGTCAGCCGAATTATGGCCTATTTAGAAGATCTTCCAGACAGCATTGAGAATGCATTCTGCTTAGTCACTTTAGTGCACGTCAAAATTGGTAATCCAGGATTTGGTACCTCTCCAGGCAGAGCGGATGTAATGGCAACAATACGCAGCGATAGTGACCATGCACTTGCCAGCATGCAAAAACAGTTACAGGCTTTTGTTGATACACAAGCAATTGAACAGGGATTAACCTCAACCATTGAATGGGTTGAACCTTTCTCTGCAACTCATAACCATCCAGCTTGTACCCAGCAACTGATTTCAGCAGCAAGAGAATTGGGATACCCAATTGAAATCCCATCGAAACCTATGCGATGGTCTGAAGACGTTGGCGAATTTTTAAGCCACTGGCAAGGAACACTATTTTGCCTTGGCAGCGGTGAAACACACCCTGAATTACATAACCCTGATTTTGATTTCCCCGATGAACTTATCGGTATTGCATCTCGCTTATTCATCAAGCTACTAGAAGAACGTCATACCCATTCAGGTAAGTAAGTGTTCATAAAAAAGCGCGCTTTAGATAAGGCGCGCTTTAATCACTCAACGTAGAGCGAGTGTTTTCTCTTTACAGCGATGACTGATGCTCACTAATTAGTGCTGCCATTTGTACTTCCGCACGCTGTTTTGCATCTTCGTAGCTCTCATCTTCAAGCATCTGCTCGACAACTTCGTAATAGCACTTCACTTTAGGTTCGGTACCAGATGGACGTACCACCACCCGTGCGCCATTCTCAAGATGATAAATCAACACATCACTGGCTGGTAAATCTATCGACTCTGTAGGCTTCGCAGCAAGAGAGCCAGAGAAGGTGCGTTGGGCAATTTGCAAGTCATCTGTTTGTACAATATCGACGCCAGCAATACGCGATGGTGGCGATGCACGTAAAACACTCCCAATGGCAGGAGAATCGGGTATCAAAGCGATACTGCGCTGTGCATTCAAATAAAAGCCGTGCTGACGGTAAATAGCTTCAAGCTGAGACCAAATCGACTGACCTTTTGCTGTAAGTTCGGCTGTCATTTGGGCAAAAGCAACCAAAGCGGTTAAACCATCTTTGTCCCACACTTTGCTACCCACGGTGTAACCCAAAGCTTCCTCATAAGCGAACAAGAATTGGCTCGTTTCAGTCTGCTTTTGCATCGCAACGTTCGTCAGCCATTTAAACCCAGTCAGAGTTTGAAAGAAATTCGCCTGATGTGCGTGGGCAATTTTTTCAAGCAAACTCGAAGACACTATCGTTGTCCCCACTAGATTCTCACAACTGCCACTCGCCACATTCAGCAAATAATGTCCAAATAAAATACCAACCTGATCCCCTGTTAGCATTTTATACTCGCCATGCAAGTCACGAACAGCAACCGCAAAGCGGTCTGCATCTGGGTCGTTGGCGCACGCTAAGGTCGCATTATGCTTTTTGGCTTCTGCAATGACTAAATCCATAGCCCCTGCTTCTTCAGGGTTGGGAAAATTAACAGTAGGGAAAGTACCATCAGGTTCGCGCTGGGCAGCCACACTATAAACATGTTCAAAACCAACGCGTTTAAGCATAGTTTCTGCCATATCAGCCCCCACACCATGCATGGCGGTGTACGCAATCGAAACGGCTTCTGGTTGGTGGTGATTCTGCAACAGCGGGTTCACTAACTGTGCATCTAAATACGCTTGATAAAAATCATCTTCTAACCACACAAGCAAGCCTTGGTGCTCTGCTTGCTCAAGATCCATCAAGTGCAAAGGTTGGGCTGCGGCTTTATCAATTTCAGCGGCAATGCCTGAATCATGTGGGGCGATAATTTGTGCACCATTCTCCCAGTACACTTTAAAGCCATTGTACTCAGGGGGATTATGGCTTGCCGTTACCACTATACCTGCCGCTGTTCCCAGCTGTTTTACACCAAAAGCCACTAGCGGTGTCGCAGCCACTTTACTTGTTAGGTATACCTTAATGCCCATGGCTGTTAGCGCCGCAGCAGCATCTTGAGCAAATTGTTTCGAATCTAATCGGCCGTCATAACCAATAACGACACCACGATGATCGGCCTCTTCAATTTGCAACAGCAAGTACTGCCCTAAGCCCGTTGCTGTTTCTTGAATCACGAGGCGGTTCATACGATTCGGACCGGCACCAACTACACCACGTAACCCTGCGGTTCCAAATTCAAGGCGTCCCGAAAAACGAGCTTGCAGTTCAGCCTCATTACCTGCGTCGATCAAACCTTTAAGTTCTTGCTGAGTTTTAGGGTCTGGATCTCGAGTAATCCACTGAGAGATGATTGTATTCATGATTAGATTCCTGCGGCTTTGTTTTAACTGAAACTACAGCAAATGATATTTATTCTCATTAAGTTTATTGAAGTAGAATCAATTTTGAGGACGGTATCGATTTCGTCCTATGTTCATTAAGGTGATTTATTGAATGAAGTATAGATATAAGAAAGTGATAACCCTGAATAATAGAGTGTGACCCTGTCGGCATTATGAGAGAAAGAGGCGAAACCACCTCTTATCTCACACACGACCATTAAACCACTATCACTCTGGGATGCAGGCTAGTTTAGCGGAGCAGTTTAGTCTCTTTGGAATGGATAGACCGAGCCTAATTGAAGAATTTGAGTCAACTCATCCAGCGCGGTGCGTGACTCAATCAATAATTGCGGATCGGCTAAGTCTGATTCTTGTAGTTCATCACGATAATGAAAATCAACCCAAGTATTTAAGCGTTCAAATAATTCCTCATTCATCAAGGTAGATGCATTCACTGCTTTTAATTCATCATCATTTAATACAACTCTTAAACGTAAACATGCAGGCCCACCGCCATTAGCCATACTCTGTTTAAGATCGAAGACTTCAACCCTATCTATACCTTGCTGCTGAGCTAACATCGACTCTACATAGGCCCATACGTTTTTATTTTGACGGCATTCATCTGGCAAGACCAATACAGTTTCACCATTTGGCATGCTCAATAACTGAGAGTTAAATAAATAACTATTTACCGCATCATTAATTGATACCGCACTTGTCGGCACTTCAATCACTTTAAAAGATTCGCCCACTTTAGCCGTTAGTTCATCATAAACCCCTTGTTGATCTAAAAAAGCTTGTTGATGGCAAAATAATAAATTTCGATTACCCACCGCAATTACATCGTTATGGAATACGCCTTGATCAATAACCGCTGGGTTTTGTTGTGCCATAACCGTATGAGTTCCATCTAACTGGTGTAACCGAGCAATGGCTTCACAAGCTTCATAGGTATGCCTTGCAGGAAATGTAGTTGGCGCAGGATGACGACTATCAAACGCATGACGGCCATAGACAAAAAATTCGACGCCCTTGTCACCATATTGCTGACAAAAACGGGTATGGTTTGCGGCACCTTCATCACCATAATGCTCAACACTGGGTAACGCGGCATGGTGGGCAAAGTAACGCTCATCAGCAAAGGTCGCCTGTAATATTCGCCCTGTTGTTTCATGTTCTATTGAACGATGGAATTTATTGGTAAGGTTTGCAGGTGTGAAATGTACGCGACCATCAGCAGTATCGGCCGAAGGGGAAACAGTAGAAGCATTTGCCGTCCACATACTGGACGCAGAACAACACGCAGCCAACACTTTAGGCGCTTGCTTCGCAGCTTGGGCAATAACATCACTGTCTGAGCCACTAAAACCAAGTCGGCGTAAGGTGAAAACATCAGGCCGTTCTTGTGGTGCTAATACGCCTTGCACTAATCCCATATCAGCCAAGGCCTTCATTTTGGCAAGCCCTTGTTTGGCTGCTTGTTTAGGTTTTGAAGGCGCAGCTTGGTTTTTAGCTGAAGCGACATTGCCAAAAGATAAACCACTGTAGTTATGCGTTGGGCCCACTAACCCATCAAAATTTGCTTCATACGCTTTCATAAACATTCCATGTTGATAAATCACCCATTAAACATAACAAAGTATTTACATTTTAAGCAAGTGCCGAGCAAACACACACAAAACACCTAAAAAGAAGATACTCATTCTGCTTTGACACATAAAGATTCACCGACACTTTCAGAACAAAACCAAGAAATCAACAAGGAAATAGTACCGCCATCTGTTGCAACTCACTGTTATAGAGAGCGATAGCTCACTTATTCTTTATCAATTAGTGTACTAATCAAGCACGGTAAATTGTCAAAAAAGGCATACGTAGTTTAATACTTATATAACTGTCGAATAAAAATTGAGCGGATATTTTTCTAAAAAAAATGACAAATAAACAGAAAAGCCCTTCGAAAAAGGCAGACAATTCGTTAACAACTGAGCAACTTGATTATATTGATGATCAAAGCGCAGCCTTGTTATTAAACACCCCCAAAAGTGCACGTCGTATGCTGTGGGTGATTGTATTGTTTTTCGTTATTGCTTTCGTATGGGCTTCACAAGCGCAGCTTGATCAGGTCACTGTAGGTAGCGGCAAAGTTATTGCCTCTTCACAACTACAAGTAGTTCAAAACCTTGAGGGAGGCATAGTCAAATCCTTGCTCGTTACCGAAGGCGATGCTGTCGTGAAAGGGCAAGAACTACTAATAATTGATGACACTCAATTTCAGTCTGATTTCAACGAACAGAGTCAATCTCTGGTAGGGACACAAGCCGATAGTGTTCGCCTTAATACCTTGCTCGCCAGTATTCACATTGATAAGTCACAAGCGAAAAAAAATTGGCAAAAAAGCATAGTGATCAAGCAGCAAACTTTGACGTTTCCTAATGAACTAACCCAGAATCAAGTTCGCTTAGTTCAGCGCCAGAAAAATGAGTTTGCCGACCAATTGTCGCAACTCGAAGGCCAACTTGCCGTAGTTGAACAACAGATCAACCAAAAAGCACGCGAACGAATAGAGACCCAATCACGCGTAGGCAGCTTACGTAACAGCTATGGCATTGCCAGCAAAGAATTAGCAATCACCAAACCGCTTGCCGATGAAGGGGTGGTGCCAGAAATAGAACTACTTAAACTGCGACGCCAGCTTAACGATATCCGCCGAGAGCTTAAATCTGCCGAATTACAGCTGCCTATCATCAAAGCTGCAATTCAAGAGGCAATATTAAAACGTATCGACATCGCGCAAAATTTTCGTTCTGATTTGCAGCGTGAGCTCAACGAAATAAGCGATCAACTTGCCAGTTTATCGGCCTCACAGATAGGGCTTCAAGATCGAGTAAACCGAACGACCATTACCTCACCTGTGGCAGGCATCATACAAACACTACATACCAACACGGTTGGTGGTGTCATTCAACCCGGCATGGATGTCATCACCATAGTCCCCACCGACGATAACTTGCTGATTGAAGCGCAAATCGCGCCAAAAGATATTGCCTTCCTGAGACCAAAACTTCGCGCAATGATCAAATTCAGCGCCTATGATTTTACTGTCTTTGGTGGATTAGAAGGCACACTAGAAACTATCAGTGCCGATACCATTAAAGACGATGAAGGCAATAGCTTTTACCAAATCAGGATCCGCACCGCTCAAAATTATTTACTCAGCGGCAGTGGTGAAATCTTGCCTATCATCCCAGGAATGACGGCATCTGCCGACATCATCACAGGGAAGCGCACGGTACTCGATTATTTGTTAAAGCCCGTGATATCCGCTCAACGAAATGCGCTAAGAGAGTGAATATGAAGAGAAATGCTTTTATCGTCACTTTGGCTTGCATGGGGTACAGCCTAATTAACTCCCCAAGTGTATTAGGGCAATCGTTAGAACAAGCTATTGCCCAAACACTCGCCAGTAACCCAGATATACGCCATGCTTATCATGAGTTTATGATCCGCAACGAGCAAATACGTGCTTCGCAAGGTGATTACTTGCCAGATGTTAACCTTGACGCAGGCGCTGGGTACGAAAACTACAATAACGAAAGAGGCAGCAAAGGGGACTTTCAACCCCGTGAAGTACGATTAAGCGTCCAGCAATTATTATGGGATGGTGCCATTACCTACAACGATATCACACGGAATAAATCTGAAACTGAAGCGCAACGCTATCAACTGCTTGCTGACGCGCAAGATAATGCACTGCGCACCACACTAGCCTACTTAGATGTCCTACAAGCTCAAGAAGTCTTGTCGCTTTCACAGGCCAATTTCGATGTCCACCAGCGCATTTATAGCGACATTAAAAAGCGCGCCGATTCAGGCATAGGTTCAACCGCTGATTTAGCACAAGTTGAAGGGCGTTTAGCACGCTCAAACACCAATTTAATTTCGGCGCAAAGTAACTTAAATGACCAAATTACCGAATTTGTCCGTATTGTTGGTCAGTACCCTACCGCACTTGAAAAGCCAGAAGTCGACATCAATTTCATTGCAACATCACTTGACGATGCAATGGCTAAAGCCAAGGAAAACAATCCAATCGTCAAAGTCGCGCTCAATGACATTGATGCCGCGCATTCCCAATATGATCAAGCAACTGGGACTTTCTACCCAACCTTCTATGTCGAAGCGTCACAGCAATGGGGCGAAGAATTGGATGGCGTACCAGGCAGTAATGATGAATTTAAGGCCATGCTCAGAATGCGCTATAACTTGTACAACGGTGGGAGCGATCAGGCCAAAAGCCGCCGTGCTGCGTATCAAGTAAACCAGTCTAAAGACGTGCGCGATAGAGCATTACGTCAACTCGAAGAAGGAACCCGTCTCGCATGGAGTGCTATGGCTCTCGCCAATGATCAGACCGAATTTTTACAGCGCCATGTCGATGCATCTGCCCGTACCGTCATTGCTTATGAAAAACAATTTAAGATCAGTAAACGCACCCTACTTGATGTGCTAAACACCGAAAATGAGCTGTTCGAAGCGCGTAAAGCCTATCTGGATGCTCATTACAATGGCATTTATTCTAAATACCGCTTACTCAATGCCACGGGGTTATTATTGTCTGAATTACGCGTTGATGTACCTGAACAGTGGCTCACTTCTGTTAAGTAATACAAGGAGGTATTACGATGAGATATCTACTTTTTCCGTTCCTACTACTGCTCGCAGCGTGTG from Photobacterium sanguinicancri includes the following:
- a CDS encoding HlyD family type I secretion periplasmic adaptor subunit — encoded protein: MTNKQKSPSKKADNSLTTEQLDYIDDQSAALLLNTPKSARRMLWVIVLFFVIAFVWASQAQLDQVTVGSGKVIASSQLQVVQNLEGGIVKSLLVTEGDAVVKGQELLIIDDTQFQSDFNEQSQSLVGTQADSVRLNTLLASIHIDKSQAKKNWQKSIVIKQQTLTFPNELTQNQVRLVQRQKNEFADQLSQLEGQLAVVEQQINQKARERIETQSRVGSLRNSYGIASKELAITKPLADEGVVPEIELLKLRRQLNDIRRELKSAELQLPIIKAAIQEAILKRIDIAQNFRSDLQRELNEISDQLASLSASQIGLQDRVNRTTITSPVAGIIQTLHTNTVGGVIQPGMDVITIVPTDDNLLIEAQIAPKDIAFLRPKLRAMIKFSAYDFTVFGGLEGTLETISADTIKDDEGNSFYQIRIRTAQNYLLSGSGEILPIIPGMTASADIITGKRTVLDYLLKPVISAQRNALRE
- the astB gene encoding N-succinylarginine dihydrolase is translated as MKAYEANFDGLVGPTHNYSGLSFGNVASAKNQAAPSKPKQAAKQGLAKMKALADMGLVQGVLAPQERPDVFTLRRLGFSGSDSDVIAQAAKQAPKVLAACCSASSMWTANASTVSPSADTADGRVHFTPANLTNKFHRSIEHETTGRILQATFADERYFAHHAALPSVEHYGDEGAANHTRFCQQYGDKGVEFFVYGRHAFDSRHPAPTTFPARHTYEACEAIARLHQLDGTHTVMAQQNPAVIDQGVFHNDVIAVGNRNLLFCHQQAFLDQQGVYDELTAKVGESFKVIEVPTSAVSINDAVNSYLFNSQLLSMPNGETVLVLPDECRQNKNVWAYVESMLAQQQGIDRVEVFDLKQSMANGGGPACLRLRVVLNDDELKAVNASTLMNEELFERLNTWVDFHYRDELQESDLADPQLLIESRTALDELTQILQLGSVYPFQRD
- a CDS encoding amidohydrolase, which codes for MSTHLTGVFDPIRFRHHLHRYPELSLQEQKTASVIIDQLLKFGLSPHTNIGGFGIVVDINSGNPGKETLLRADFDALPISEQAEHDHTSRHGGCMHACGHDGHTASLLSVAEHLSLHPPVNGRIILLFQPAEEIGLGAKMMLADPRLQQFNPDAVYAYHNLPGYPLGTVVVKEGAFACASTGVSISLKGKTSHAAKPENGRSPATAVSRIMAYLEDLPDSIENAFCLVTLVHVKIGNPGFGTSPGRADVMATIRSDSDHALASMQKQLQAFVDTQAIEQGLTSTIEWVEPFSATHNHPACTQQLISAARELGYPIEIPSKPMRWSEDVGEFLSHWQGTLFCLGSGETHPELHNPDFDFPDELIGIASRLFIKLLEERHTHSGK
- a CDS encoding phospho-sugar mutase, with product MNTIISQWITRDPDPKTQQELKGLIDAGNEAELQARFSGRLEFGTAGLRGVVGAGPNRMNRLVIQETATGLGQYLLLQIEEADHRGVVIGYDGRLDSKQFAQDAAAALTAMGIKVYLTSKVAATPLVAFGVKQLGTAAGIVVTASHNPPEYNGFKVYWENGAQIIAPHDSGIAAEIDKAAAQPLHLMDLEQAEHQGLLVWLEDDFYQAYLDAQLVNPLLQNHHQPEAVSIAYTAMHGVGADMAETMLKRVGFEHVYSVAAQREPDGTFPTVNFPNPEEAGAMDLVIAEAKKHNATLACANDPDADRFAVAVRDLHGEYKMLTGDQVGILFGHYLLNVASGSCENLVGTTIVSSSLLEKIAHAHQANFFQTLTGFKWLTNVAMQKQTETSQFLFAYEEALGYTVGSKVWDKDGLTALVAFAQMTAELTAKGQSIWSQLEAIYRQHGFYLNAQRSIALIPDSPAIGSVLRASPPSRIAGVDIVQTDDLQIAQRTFSGSLAAKPTESIDLPASDVLIYHLENGARVVVRPSGTEPKVKCYYEVVEQMLEDESYEDAKQRAEVQMAALISEHQSSL
- a CDS encoding TolC family outer membrane protein, which translates into the protein MKRNAFIVTLACMGYSLINSPSVLGQSLEQAIAQTLASNPDIRHAYHEFMIRNEQIRASQGDYLPDVNLDAGAGYENYNNERGSKGDFQPREVRLSVQQLLWDGAITYNDITRNKSETEAQRYQLLADAQDNALRTTLAYLDVLQAQEVLSLSQANFDVHQRIYSDIKKRADSGIGSTADLAQVEGRLARSNTNLISAQSNLNDQITEFVRIVGQYPTALEKPEVDINFIATSLDDAMAKAKENNPIVKVALNDIDAAHSQYDQATGTFYPTFYVEASQQWGEELDGVPGSNDEFKAMLRMRYNLYNGGSDQAKSRRAAYQVNQSKDVRDRALRQLEEGTRLAWSAMALANDQTEFLQRHVDASARTVIAYEKQFKISKRTLLDVLNTENELFEARKAYLDAHYNGIYSKYRLLNATGLLLSELRVDVPEQWLTSVK